GGGATACCTTTTCGGCCTCCAGATCGGCTTCGCCACCCTGCCCTCCTTGTTCTTGGGCACCGCCTTGGTGGCCACCAGCGTGGGCATCACCGCCAGGGTGCTACAGGAGCTTGGGGTCCTTTCCCGCCCCTACGCCCGGGTGATCCTGGGAGCGGCCGTCATTGACGACGTCCTGGGCCTTATCGTCCTGGCGGTGGTGAACGGGGTAGCCAGGACCGGGGAGGTACAGATGGGGGCCATCCTCCAGCTGATCCTCCTATCCGTAGCCTTCGTGGGCCTGGCCGTGGCCCTCTCACCCCTCTTCTCCCGCCTGCCCTTAGAAAAACTCCCCATGGGGAGCCCCATGGGCTTCGCCCTGGCCTTGGGAATCGGCATGGCCGCCTTGGCCGCCTCCATTGGCCTGGCCCCCATCGTGGGGGCCTTCCTGGGAGGGATGCTCCTTTCCGAGGTGCGGGAGAAGTACCGGCTGGAAGAGCCCGTGCTGGCCATAGAAAGCTTCCTGGCCCCCATCTTCTTCGCCATGGTGGGGGTACGGCTGGAACTCGCGGCCCTCATCTCTCCCGCCACCCTGGTGGCGGGCAGCGTGGTCACGGTCATCGCCATCCTGGGTAAGGTCCTGGGAGGCTTCCTAGGAGCCCTCACCCAAGGGGTGCGCTCTGCCCTCACCGTGGGAGTGGGCATGTCTCCCCGGGGAGAAGTGGGATTGATCGTGGCGGCCTTGGGGCTTGCGGCAGGGGCCGTCAACGAGGAGGAGTACGCCATCGTCCTCTTCATGGTGGTCTTCACCACCCTCTTCGCCCCCTTCGCCCTCAAGCCCCTTATTGCCTGGACGGAAAGGGGCCTGCGCCAGGCTAAGGAATAGCCCGGTAGGCCGCGTAGGCGGCGAGCACCTGGGCCAGGTACTCCCGGGGCTCGTCCCGTTCCTGGAAGCGGAGGAAGGCGTAAAGGTCCCCCTCCCGGGTGATGCCCCTTAGGGTGTAGCCGATGCCCCCGTTGTAGGCGGTAACGGCGCAGGCCACCTGCTCTAAGCCCCCGTAGGCGGCACACCTGCCCAGAAGCCAGCGCAGGTAGCGGGCGGCATAGCGGATGCTGGCCTCGGGGTCAAAGGGATCCGCGGGAGATTCCCCCAGCATGCGGGCCACATCCCCCCAGGTGCTCCTTAGGAACTGGCCCAAGCCCAAGGCCCCTGTGGGGCTCACCGCCCGGGGGTCAAACCGGCTTTCCACGTGGAGGAGGGCGTAAAGCAGGTTGGGGTCAAGGCCCTCCTTACCGGCATAACCCTCCACCCATTCCCGGTAAGGACGGGGGTAGGCCAAGGCGGTGGGCCAGGCAAAGCGGATCCCCTCCCGATAAGCCCCCAGCCGGTAGAGGAGGGGCACCAGGGCCGGCCAGCCCTCAGGCCTTTGCCAAAGGGCATACCGCACCACCCCCCGGGCCCAGGCCTCCTTTCCGGAAGCCGCCAGG
The Thermus neutrinimicus genome window above contains:
- a CDS encoding cation:proton antiporter; translated protein: MHGAQHILEVFYLVLATQVVAFLFKRLNQPVVIGEVLAGVLMGPAILGWVHEGEILEFIAELGAIFLLFMVGLETRLKDILAVGKEAFLVAVLGVAFPFLGGYLFGLQIGFATLPSLFLGTALVATSVGITARVLQELGVLSRPYARVILGAAVIDDVLGLIVLAVVNGVARTGEVQMGAILQLILLSVAFVGLAVALSPLFSRLPLEKLPMGSPMGFALALGIGMAALAASIGLAPIVGAFLGGMLLSEVREKYRLEEPVLAIESFLAPIFFAMVGVRLELAALISPATLVAGSVVTVIAILGKVLGGFLGALTQGVRSALTVGVGMSPRGEVGLIVAALGLAAGAVNEEEYAIVLFMVVFTTLFAPFALKPLIAWTERGLRQAKE